The Topomyia yanbarensis strain Yona2022 chromosome 3, ASM3024719v1, whole genome shotgun sequence nucleotide sequence CATAGAAATAATCATTTGCCCATTTCACACACCCACACCACTACAGAGTACCGCAAGGCACGCTCATATGTAAGAGCTGTCATTTTTACTATTCGTCGTTTCAATGCAAACGGTGCTTTCGGACATGTCGTTCTATTCGAGCTGCAATGAGAGCGAAGCGGTAAAGACTGGAAAGGGCATACTGAAAGCGTTTGTTTGAAAAGCACTTATCGGTTATCGTATTCGTCCTGCGGCTGTGAATACAGATTCGACTGATCTCATATAGGTGTTTTCGGAGCTTCACTCAAATTAAGTACAGGCtagcagacataacactcgTCTGCTAGTCTGTGCCTAATAACTAgttatttttctcaaaataattaataaaaaaaatcgcatctTCAAAACCGAAACCTGGTTATATTACCTCCTTACAATACTCGAGATAgacatctgttctctgtggattACCAAATTATCCCGCCTGATATTGAACGATTGCGAGAGAGCAATATTTACAGTGTACTTATGACTTGAAGTTGTtttgatatttaaaatttattattgaAGGCGAGGATTAAGTGTCTCGTGCTTGTTAAGTTGAATCGATAGTATTTACATAGGTAAATGATAATTATAACTAtaattaaatataataaataatgcGATATTTTCCACAATTTAGCTTACTGCAATGGGAAAACTAAACAAAAAATTGCCACTGAAGTTCAATCTTAAAATTGGAAAGCAACCAGACCCTAAGTCTGATCCTGGGCCATTTCCGATATATCGTACTAAGCCGGTACAACTGAATGGACCAGAgcctaaaaacttcaaaattccACCAAACAAAACGAAAGTACCAGCCAAGGTAACTCCTGCTGAATTGGACTCATCTCAGGCAAATGCGGATACTGTTGAAGAAATTCCAGTAAAATCTAAGAAGCTACGAAAGCTTGCCATTAGTCGGTTAAACAAAAAAGATAAGAAAAGATTCCGCAAAGAAGAAGTGCTGAAAAAGATTGAACTTACTCAGACGGCTTTCAAGGAAAACAAAGAAAAGAAGAAACGCGAGAAAACTGTCGTTACAGGTGACATGCGGCCCTTGTTAGATGCTTTACCATCGCTAGACTCGCTATTCAAGCTGAAAGCTGCGAATTCTATCAAGACCGGAGTTCCGAAGTACGACAAAAATATGGTTCCCAAAACGAAACGGCAACTCAAGGCAGCGCAGTTGAAGAAGAACAGAATAGACTTCCTAAACCGTTGCAAGAAAATGAATCAAGTTCTGAAAtcgaaaaaattcaaaagaaaTCCTAAAAAAATGATTGCTGATCATATTCGTAATGTAAGGAAAGAACAACTGCAACTATTACTAGAAAGTTCGTGATGGCAATGGGTTTGTAACAATGATTATAATTAATATGGAATAAATCGATGTTATCTGTTACAAAAGTATTTCAAAGCGCaagaatttgtttttgtttagaaagctattattattatttacgtGACCCTAAGGGCTGATTTCTTCACTCTCGCTTAGTGCTTAAGCCAGGTTtgaacgtactggtgaacctggtttaaaagttaagcgatggtgaagaaatcggccctgaatgttcttcattcgtcacgttGGTTAGAAAGCTCCCTATAGATTGTTTTTCAACAAATTCGCGGTGGCGTACGACTTCCACGTGTAAAGaaatatgttttaaaattttgattatagagattttaatCTTATGGACATTCGCCtcttttgggttagaaaattcGCTTGGAAAagtctctaaccctatgtgcggggttgggaatcaaacccaggtgagctgcgtacaaggcaatcgatttacgcTATGTCCGTCAACAACTACGCTATGTCCGTCCCCTTAAAGAAATATAACTACAACCTAAAGTCCTTTATAACATGAAACAATGCTGTTGTTTGAAAGGATAATTTTCGATCGAGATGTatacccttattcttgtttacgatgAATGCGAGATTCGTACGAAACTGGTTCGCATGGTCGTTTAAAACAGCGAAATCAAATGGGCTTGCTATTCGTTCGAATTGTTTTCGAAGCATAAGGATGATTTAACCGAACCACATACTGCTATTGCAACCGTTCAACCAACAACGACTTTTCTCTGTACTTCTAAACAAACGGCCAAAATATCAACAAGCAAACGTCAAATTGAGAGGATTCCCCATTGTTGTCCAGAGGACCACAAAGCGAACAAGACCAACATAGTACAAGCAACATGGTATCAGCAGCTATGGCAGCCTGAACGAAGACTACTTTATGCCGTCTTTgtttgaccccgaaactgagtcacGTTCATGGGTTATTTTATCTGCATAGCGAAGCGACCACGCTAGTCTACTTTGTAGTTAGTTCCTTCAATAGGGTTAGAATACCACTCCTCGACACGCCACCAATTTCCAACCATCCACACAAACTGTGTCATTTCTGTATGGTAATACGAACTCTAACTGTGGGTCGAGAATTACTGCTATTCCCCTACGAGGGCAATCTGGACGTCAAACTGTCCAGTTTACTAAGCTCCttggctcccttgtgccattcagcaccaaATGTTTTTTAGCCTTTGGCTTCCTGTTCAGTGCCATTCAGCACAGCAACTCCTTTTAGCCAGTTGGCTACCTTCTCGTGTCATTTAGCACCACTTCTTCGTAGACCCATTTAGcccccgacttgttcgcgatcTAATGGGTCTAGTCCCCGATGATGGAACTTGCCTACTCTGCTGGAGAAGTTTCCGGCGAGAAAAACTCTGCCGAAACCGGTGTCAAGGTCGGTCCGGCAGTGGAGTAAGACGTGCGGTTTGCTGGAGCTCCGACAATCCGTATCTGGTGGTATCTCATCGCGATCTACTCAGTCTTGTCCCCGGCattggatctagcttacgccaacGGAAagttttttggtgaaaaaagttCTCATGATACTAACTCTTCTTctgttttcgctatatttcCCCTGGGTCAACTAGTAGGGCGCagtggtcggtccggcgattccgtgTGGTGACAGTGGTATTTGGCTTGCTGGCGCTCCGACGATTCACATCCGGTGCTCTATCGCgttctactcgactagtcccctATAGTGAATCTAGTCTCCTTCGGTGGTAAGTTTCTCGGCGGCGATTGCTCTCCCCAAGCCGTTGCCTGCTGTTCATCACGTCATTTCCGCTATAAGGTGGTCATGATCTGCGtcaccactctgttgaccgcGTTTCATGTGTTTACGTTGCTTATTATTTTGTGgacgacattatccgggttTATGTATGGCCGACCTATTTCAAGCATCTCTCTGCTTGTCGCTTCGAACATCGGAATTCTAGGACCAGGTGCTTCGATATCTcttcgacgttctcacactctgGGCACAAGGGTGACGTTGTGTGCCTGAACCGACGAAGATACTTCTTGAAGGAGTCGTGGCCCGAAAGTAGCTGTTCCAAGTATAAATTAACCTTTTCGTGCTTTCTTTTGACCCATGTCGACAGGTTTTTTCCTTCTCCGTATTGTCTTATTCTTGCTGCCACCTCGCTATCAAATTGATTCTCACCATCTTCCTCACATTTTTGATGCTTCTCTGATTATAGCACTCGGTATCTTCCGTCAGGATGatacagatggggatcatccctgcgataacgcatactgcctctgacgatattgttctgtacgcacccgcgactcgtacggccagtAGCCAGAACGTCGTGGTCAGATTTTTGCGATTTCGCTTGATTTTTAGAGCCGCACTCAAGGCAGGAAGCCCATATAGCAGCATCGATGGTGAAACACTAGCTAGCAgacttctcggaccgccgacgtttgacATGATCcacgctattgcgttcgttttCTTCACCGACTTTCCGCAGGCTTAACCGACGTGGTTGTTGTAGCGCAGCCGGTCGTCgcttatcactcccaattgcttcagtgcgcGTTTTGATGGACTCACTTGCCTTCCTACTTTGATCTGCATCTGCTGAACCGCTTTGTAGTTGCTGACCAGGTAGTatctgcagcttgaccccgttcatccaacTCCCGATAGCGTCTATTGTCTGTCAGAGACCTCCACCTCCACTTCTTGAAGTGTTTTACCCAACACTGATAGTGACGCGTCGTCCCGAAATCCACTTAACAGGTTTTAACTTTCCTGGTTAGCCACAGGGTCATCGTACATCCCGGTCCAAATATtttgaccgagaatggagccctgaggaacgccagctatgactcgcattgacttacACCCTTTGTTCGTCTCATACAGCAGCTCTCTGCTGAAGAAATAGCTCTTCAGCAGGCGGCATCTGGACCAGGGCAAAAAGTTAAGCTACTTTATTCGAAGTTTTTCTAAGTATCCCTTTAGATCGCCTTATGTATCGATAGTGCATTTATTACTGAACAAAAATATAGTAAGTTACTATggtttaattgccgcaaggttctactgtatcgattttgttggctattttcggcaaatccaagactaagagaaacgaaagcaatgaaattgaaagacggataggtattctagagtgaatcagctattaacttagaacggaaaactaggactaggcaggctcatatggacatgatcgaaaggaaatgcgaagaatcctttgcctaaaacatgatgatgagttatgttctatcaatgaccatacggtagacttgggtgcaacgctcAACTCTTACTATGCATTCTGTTTCAAATCTGCTCGGTTTCCCTATTTAATCAGGTCCTGTTCCTTTTAATGCGTCtagatcagcggttctcaacccttctcgtaccacggaccccttagaaatcaccctgggttgctgcggacccccacggataaacatcgatttcgtATGCTATcaaaatgttattttcagtttgttaggaaacaaactttgaaatcggaaaatatatttttattcgcggacccccagcaacaactaggaagccgtgtggtgtccggcgggctgaaatctttttgcactatttcaaccaagaatagaacctctgggaactgctcccatgtcgtaagaggcgactaacaacatgctaggagttcctaggccgacgttttgctccgtaccgaagacttaatctggacggaccttaaggttttccatattaccctctttccagtctgtatttagtgaatcactgacatatactcaccttttctgattcgcctttcttgattgtgtaccaacgttttaagtttcttctggcggttgtatattagccgtaaatgacgaaatctaattctacactaagtaacagaatatattaatataccggcacttccacgccaaggtttaacttccaaagctttggtttaaaaaccgtttttaaaaaatggaaactttcatgtaggaaatttattgaattggcctaagatggagctgtcgaatttcacaaaaagctttttatgttgcaagtgatctgtagttgtgttaaattaggtatttttctattatatttggaaccgtctactgacaaatctacatttacgaatacctccaaaagtgactccttgaggtctcatgaaggcctgacactagctttatgatacttttgcttttctaaacagtaataaaaatctcaacattcaagaacttcactttgtcagaaaatgtagggccatcggaagctaaaacttcgtaaaatcgcactcctggtccttttttcagtgcagtactctacgtcactcgttcaaatttgcaccgctcttatggtagtcggtatttgctagtattactgttctcccatccattctggtagtcaaacggtgggatagcaaaattcttacaagtttcctatctcatgcctccacgcgagtctaagtctattgatgatatttggtccttagaccgcagaatgagagggtgcgaacagaatgagagggtgcgaacagatctagtcgagaaaacattgccgtaaaaatgaatagttgatcggaaattagccccaatacgactaatctgactagtatctatgaagacgggtcaatacgtattgaaaattcgccgcgtctgtttttatgaacctaatttaaagctccgttattgctaacaagcccgtgcatcaggttaacaatcctttatatttcccttcagtgttcggtattatcgctcgtatacttgtattccacaaacaatccgatatggaaaataagaaatactttccttgatttataacatctctcgctatttttgcctgtataatgtgttatcactcggtagttttcaagccaataaatatatcgtagagaagaagtagcgaattctgtccaaatactgttgcaataaatagtgatccggcccattacgcggataagattagcttttctaggcaatactcccacggtcggccgtgtggagttcaaattgcttttgtttagggaacatagtatactctcggtagccggctgcccagagtttaaaaataaccaaaaactaaacaagatcatctctttttcgagtgatcgtgcactcgaagactaactaaacaactacctaataaaacatgctttacaggtcgcatcgtttgcttggagcgaatcctagacctgatacccttccaaaccaccaactccgcgacacctatggaagagtctgatgaatcgtcgtccttccgttaagtaggtggagcatcaacacttcccgtctaccttatcctttatccttccccgtgaacgatggagatgggggcggccggcaatgatggctatcatgctgttgaggttttaatatgggtcggattggtatgaattcctacttaccacttcctaagcaactcttattagataatcagcagtcaaacatgatgaagtcagtgtgcaatccgccaaaatcatcgtcacaacgcaacgcaacgcaacgcaacgcggacccccagcaacaaCTAGGGGTCcgtggaccccaggttgagaatcactggtcTAGATTATTTAGTGCagtcacagataacagacgtttaggctcgatttgaatcgtgtgtaaatacccgctactgaaattccgaataaattagacgtctgaaacacgtttggcaagcgtttgcagatggcgcagtgatcgatacaatgcagttagagtgcagctgtcaaacacgtgtagcaaacagttgcgcagatggcaatagtgaaacacggatttctaacgtttattaatttgaaagtttacacaggtttttgaagaaattttgttctagactaaacgtctgttatctgtggtgcaGTAGAAATGTTGTATTCAGGTATAAAAGAAAAGAAGTC carries:
- the LOC131689952 gene encoding ribosome biogenesis protein SLX9 homolog; this translates as MGKLNKKLPLKFNLKIGKQPDPKSDPGPFPIYRTKPVQLNGPEPKNFKIPPNKTKVPAKVTPAELDSSQANADTVEEIPVKSKKLRKLAISRLNKKDKKRFRKEEVLKKIELTQTAFKENKEKKKREKTVVTGDMRPLLDALPSLDSLFKLKAANSIKTGVPKYDKNMVPKTKRQLKAAQLKKNRIDFLNRCKKMNQVLKSKKFKRNPKKMIADHIRNVRKEQLQLLLESS